Below is a genomic region from Irregularibacter muris.
TAGTAAGGCAACGATGGATAATACAAAAACCTATGACTTCCATCGGAACCATCTTAATTTATTATACCTTCTATAGATAAGACGCACAATCTTTAGAAAATGTCCCACTTTTTTAAAAAATAGTTATTTATTTATAATCTTATTTATTAAAAAATCTGAAGAAATTTTCAAAAAGAATTCGTCTAATAAAGAGAAGTGGAAGATGTAAGGAAAAAATAAGAATTTTTTAAGGTGGATGAAACAATATTATTGTATAATAACTTGTGAATCATTAAACAATATATAGGGGTAAGAGTCTGTGAAAATGTAAGAGATAAGCGCTATAAGTATCCTAAGGGGAAGTTTTGAGCGATTATGCAGAAAAATCTTCCATTTTGAAGGTTTTAAAATTTTCTTAGGGGGAATAAAATAATTATGAGCACAAAAATGTGCACAACCTTAAGGAGTGACCTCTATGGAATACTTTGAAATTGGAAACAAACTGATTAGTAAAAAAAAGCTGTATAGGGAAATAGAAAAAATATTGGAAAAAAGGGAAAAGGGATACTCCCAACAGGAAGTTGCCCAGCAGTATGGTCTAGATAGAAGCTTTATTTCCAAACTAGAAAGACTAGGCCAACTACGCCAGGGGGATAGGGTCGCTGTAGTGGGTTTTCCTATTAAAAATAAAAAAGAGATAGAGGAGATCTTAAATACCTTTGGAGTAAATTTTAAGGTGCTTTTCACAGAGGAAGAAAGAATTTCCTTTGTCAATGATAAAAGTGGAGCACAGTTATTTAATGAGGTAACAGAAATGTTTTATCAATTGAGAAACTATCATACGGTGATTTTATTGGCATCGGATAAGAGAATAAGAGTATTAGAATCTCTTTTGGATGGGCAAGTCATTACCATAGATATAGGGCAATCCCCTTTAAAACAAGATGTCTATGTGGAGCCAGAATTGATAAAATCACTTTTACATAGAATAATAGGAGGTAGTTATGAAGAAAGTGGTAAGCGTTAGTTTAGGTTCTTCCTCTAGAAACCATAAAGCAGAGACAGAAATATTAGGAGAAAAATTTATCATTGAGAGAATAGGCACTGATGGAGATAGAAAAAAAGCCATAGAGATTATAAAGGAATTAGATGGCAAGGTAGATGCTTTTGGAATGGGGGGCATAGACCTATACCTTTTTTCCAGAAATAAAAAATACCTTCTTTCTAGTGCCCTTCCCATAAAAAAGGCAGCACAAAAGACTCCGATCGTAGATGGATCGGGTCTAAAGAATACTTTAGAGAGAATGGTCATTGATTATCTTACCCAAGAAAAAATCATCGATTTTAAAAATAAGTCCATTATGATCACCTCAGCTTTAGATCGCTTTGGAATGGCTGAAAGTTTAGAAAGTACGGGGGCAGAGATATTCTATGGTGATGTGTTCTATGCCCTAGGCATTCCTTATTTCCTAAAATCTCTAGATGATTTAGATAAAGTGGCAAAGGTCTTATTGCCAGTAGTAAGACATTTCCCCTTTGAGCTGCTGTATCCCACAGGCAATAAGCAAGATAAGGAAAACAAACCCCATAAAGTGAAAAAGATTTTTGAGCAAGTGGATATTTTGGCGGGAGACTTTCTCTATATACAAAAAAACCTACCCCAAAATTTAGACAATAAAATTATCATTACCAATACAACCACAGAAAAAAACCTAAAGCAGTTAAAAGCACTAGGAGCAAAAATGCTCATTACCACAACCCCAGAGTATCAGGGGCGTTCCTTTGGAACCAATGTCATGGAAGGGGTATTAATTAGCCTTGCAAATAAGCCTTGGGAAGAGCTTACGCCAAGAGACTATAGGGAGATATTGAAGCAAATGAATTTTACCCCCAGAATTGTATGGTTAAATGAAGAGGATAAAAGGGTACAAAGTGTTTAAAAGAATATTTTACATTACCCAGTGGAATGGAAATCTAAAGAATAGAATAGATTAAATTAAGAATAGTTGGTGAAAATATGAATAAATTTGCATTTATGATACACCCTATTGAAATACAAGATTTT
It encodes:
- a CDS encoding helix-turn-helix domain-containing protein, yielding MEYFEIGNKLISKKKLYREIEKILEKREKGYSQQEVAQQYGLDRSFISKLERLGQLRQGDRVAVVGFPIKNKKEIEEILNTFGVNFKVLFTEEERISFVNDKSGAQLFNEVTEMFYQLRNYHTVILLASDKRIRVLESLLDGQVITIDIGQSPLKQDVYVEPELIKSLLHRIIGGSYEESGKR
- a CDS encoding quinate 5-dehydrogenase — translated: MKKVVSVSLGSSSRNHKAETEILGEKFIIERIGTDGDRKKAIEIIKELDGKVDAFGMGGIDLYLFSRNKKYLLSSALPIKKAAQKTPIVDGSGLKNTLERMVIDYLTQEKIIDFKNKSIMITSALDRFGMAESLESTGAEIFYGDVFYALGIPYFLKSLDDLDKVAKVLLPVVRHFPFELLYPTGNKQDKENKPHKVKKIFEQVDILAGDFLYIQKNLPQNLDNKIIITNTTTEKNLKQLKALGAKMLITTTPEYQGRSFGTNVMEGVLISLANKPWEELTPRDYREILKQMNFTPRIVWLNEEDKRVQSV